The sequence TGGATTGAAATTGATCAGATGGCAGATGCAAAGAAAACCCTGTTGAGTCACACCCTTCGCGGGTGTGTGGATTGAAATCTGATAGTCAATATAGAGGGAACGTGTTTTCGGATATGTCACACCCTTCGCGGGTGTGTGGATTGAAATTAATTAAGTTAGTGCGTCCGGTCCCGGCGGATTGTGTCACACCCTTCGCGGGTGTGTGGATTGAAATCCAAAAGGGAACCGCGTATTGTTCAGGGTGAATACAGTCACACCCTTCGCGGGTGTGTGGATTGAAATCATGACGATAGCGCAAGTATGCGCGGCAATAGTCGTCACACCCTTCGCGGGTGTGTGGATTGAAATTCTGTAACCATGATGGGACAAGCGCAGGGGATGAAGTCACACCCTTCGCGGGTGTGTGGATTGAAATATGACGCAAACAATTGGGAACCCCCAACACCAGACCATGTCACACCCTTCGCGGGTGTGTGGATTGAAATTTCGGTCATTGGCCCTCCGAATATGCGATATCGAGTCACACCCTTCGCGGGTGTGTGGATTGAAATACTATCCAGTTCGGATTACTGGGTGCCGGTGCAGTCACACCCTTCGCGGGTGTGTGGATTGAAATCCGCTGAAATGCTGCTATGCAATCCACGCACCGGGTCACACCCTTCGCGGGTGTGTGGATTGAAATTGCTCTCGGGGTGTTGACCACGCCTGATCAACGTCACACCCTTCGCGGGTGTGTGGATTGAAATAGCGTGTTTGTATGGCTGATAGCCAGATAAGCCCTGTCACACCCTTCGCGGGTGTGTGGATTGAAATCAAGTGCCCATTGGTCTACAGGAAGCAGGAAAAGTCACACCCTTCGCGGGTGTGTGGATTGAAATCCCTCAGCTGTAATGAGGCTCCGCACAGGTGCTTCGTCACACCCTTCGCGGGTGTGTGGATTGAAATAATGAGGAACAAGGTTGCCGGGACAATCCCTGCAAGTCACACCCTTCGCGGGTGTGTGGATTGAAATACATCATAGGCCATCGTTCCCAAGAAAAAGAAGAGTCACACCCTTCGCGGGTGTGTGGATTGAAATGTCCAATCAACACCAGTACCAGCACCAGCAGCGGCGTCATACCCTTCGCGGGTGTGTGGATTGAAATCCGATGTACTGGGCGATCAATAAAAAATTTTGCAGTCACACCCTTCGCGGGTGTATGGATTGAAATGGAAACGGAACTCTTGGCGTTGGTGTTGGAGTGGGCAGTCACACCTTAACCGGTGTGTACTTCAACTTCCATTTTCCCCGCTATCCCATTATCAATAACCCAAAAATAAAAACAAACCACTGTTCTTTCAACCTTCTCCCGGCAGCAACATCCCCCCAACCACTATATCCCAAAACATCCCATTTCTACCCATGGCAGTCCACCCCATCGAAGAGCGTTATGGCACGAAAGAGATGCGTGCCGTCTGGAGTGAGAAGAACCGCTTTTCCTGTATTGTCAGCGCCGAAGTTGCGCTGGCAAAAGCCGAGGCACACCACGGCATGATCCCGGCAGCAGCGGCAGTTGAGATCAGTGAGAAGGCCCACGATGCCTCGCTCGAACGGGCAAAGGAAATTGAGCTCGAGATCAGCCACGATATGATGGCGATTGTCAAGGCAATATCCGAAGTAACCGGTGAATCCGGGCGCTGGGTGCATTACGGTGCAACAAGCAATGACATCCTTGACACGGCAACCGGGCTTCAGCTCGGCCAGACGCTCGATTTGATCGACCAGAAACTGCGCCAGTTATTAGGTGTGCTCCTCAAACGCTCGGTCGAAACAAAATTATTGGTCTGTATCGGGCGGACGCACGGGCAGCATGGCGTGCCAACAACGTACGGGCTCCGGTTTGCCATCTGGGCAAGTGAGATCGGTCGGCACATAGTCCGCCTCGAACAACTGCGTCCCCGGGTCGTGGTCGGGCAGATGACAGGTGCGGTTGGTACGCAGGCAGCGCTCGGGCCCAAGGGGATGGAAGTGCAGGCAACCATGATGGAGTATCTTGGCATGAGTTCGGTGGACGTCTCAAGCCAGGTGATCTCCCGCGACCGGTATGCAGAGTTCTTCATGTTCTGTGCAGGTGTCGCTACAACGCTTGACAAGATCGGTATCGAGATTCGCTCTCTCCAGCGAACCGAGATTGGCGAAGTCGAAGAGGCGTTTGGGGCAAAACAGGTAGGCTCCTCCACGATGCCGCACAAACGTAACCCCATCAAGAGCGAGCAGGTGTGCGGCCTTGCCCGCATTATCCGCTCGGCAGTAGAACCCGCGCTCCAGAACAATACCCTCTGGGATGAACGGGACTTGACCAATTCCTCCTGCGAGCGGGTACTCTTCCCTGAGGCATCAATCCTTACCGATCACTGCCTGCGGCTCATGACGGTTGTTCTTGATGGCCTTGTGATCAACCGTGCGGGAATCCGCAGGAACCTTGCCTTCCTCCACGGGATCAACATGGCCGAATCGGTTATGATCGAGCTCACCAAAAAGGGCATGACCCGGCAGGACTCCCACGAGCGGATCCGGATGGCGAGCATGCAGGCGCTTGCCGAGAACCGGCCTCTCGCCGATGTGCTGGGAGCCGATCCTGAAATCGTGCGGTACTGTTCAAAAAATGATATTGCAGCACTTCTTAACCCGGACGCTTACATCGGCACATCAGTCAGTCAGGTGGAACGCGTTATAGAAAAGCTCTCTCCGCTCAGCCTGTGAGTGCAGATTTCTCCATCCTTTTTTACCGGTCAGGGCAAAGTCTTTGGCCATTCGCCGGAGATGGATTGGGCAGCGAAAAGGCAACGGCAGGTTTTATTTGGTTTTACGTGATTTAGCGTCACAGAATCTAGTATCTTTATCTTCTTATACAATCAACATCGAAAATATCCATGGATCGGTATGCCTCATTTTCTCGTATCAATGTCTCCCATACTGATCTTGTACGAATGATTGTCATCTTGTCCCTGACGATCAGTTGTATTGTTATCACTGCCGTATCCCTCCGCGCAAACATCGGAACAATCTATGCCCAGCTCTTTTACTTTCCGATCCTCTATGCCACCTATTTCTACCCGAGACGGGGCCTCATCCTTGCCGGAGTTTGTGCCGTTGCCTATGAGATACTGGCCTATGATTACCTTTTCCCCGATACCGGCCTTTTGATCTACACAACCGGGCAGGCCGTGCTTTTCATCTGTATTTCAGCAGTTGTTGCACACTTTACAGAAAAAGTGAACAGAAGCGAAGCACGTTACCGGAGTATCTTTGAGACCTCGCTCCTGGGGATTGTCCTGTTTGACCAGAACAGCTTTGCAATCCGCATGACCAACAATTACCTGTCGCAGATGCTGGGGTATACACCGGAAGA comes from Methanomicrobiales archaeon HGW-Methanomicrobiales-1 and encodes:
- a CDS encoding adenylosuccinate lyase; protein product: MAVHPIEERYGTKEMRAVWSEKNRFSCIVSAEVALAKAEAHHGMIPAAAAVEISEKAHDASLERAKEIELEISHDMMAIVKAISEVTGESGRWVHYGATSNDILDTATGLQLGQTLDLIDQKLRQLLGVLLKRSVETKLLVCIGRTHGQHGVPTTYGLRFAIWASEIGRHIVRLEQLRPRVVVGQMTGAVGTQAALGPKGMEVQATMMEYLGMSSVDVSSQVISRDRYAEFFMFCAGVATTLDKIGIEIRSLQRTEIGEVEEAFGAKQVGSSTMPHKRNPIKSEQVCGLARIIRSAVEPALQNNTLWDERDLTNSSCERVLFPEASILTDHCLRLMTVVLDGLVINRAGIRRNLAFLHGINMAESVMIELTKKGMTRQDSHERIRMASMQALAENRPLADVLGADPEIVRYCSKNDIAALLNPDAYIGTSVSQVERVIEKLSPLSL